One Nonomuraea angiospora DNA segment encodes these proteins:
- a CDS encoding alpha/beta fold hydrolase, producing the protein MPGLIRRTVHRDALRKRLRRRHAHCAGQVSQPTLVIATRNDRSAPFAHAEFSAAAIPNAELADTRADSHLIWFGPDYPHIAAKIRDFLAAG; encoded by the coding sequence GTGCCGGGGCTGATCCGCCGGACTGTTCACCGTGATGCGCTCCGGAAGCGGCTTCGTCGCCGACATGCTCACTGCGCCGGGCAGGTCAGCCAGCCCACGCTGGTCATCGCCACCCGCAACGATCGGTCAGCGCCCTTCGCTCATGCCGAATTCTCGGCAGCGGCGATACCGAATGCCGAACTGGCGGACACCCGGGCCGACAGTCACCTGATCTGGTTTGGCCCTGACTATCCCCACATCGCCGCGAAGATCCGTGATTTCCTCGCCGCAGGCTGA